The following are encoded in a window of Geotrypetes seraphini chromosome 5, aGeoSer1.1, whole genome shotgun sequence genomic DNA:
- the LOC117361106 gene encoding protein shisa-1-like — MVSPGLLFLLLGSCILWVLISGSGKLDGPGEYCHRWANGRQIWHEGFQCPEKYDAPEATFCCGSCNLRYCCSSSETRLDQGLCYEENLVHLVATEDRTSAKNATGSDIRGKVSTNSRLENLLALAKILRVPTYLPFLLVASAFVAFVVAGSLLGLCCCRCQNPVGEMPQSGPLPIQSQHPEPRPVTDTEAPFCIWSSSSNSAAPGLAGGHLRASEDLNIYKDVPAHFPTMGCPQRTQYHPPTTVPFIQSAFVKYGAPAEHAILMNMSSAPLRDERPVYKHPTHSYPAGVIHCDERMYSRARL, encoded by the exons ATGGTGAGCCCCGGACTGCTGTTTCTACTACTGGGCTCCTGCATCCTGTGGGTGCTCATCTCTGGCTCTGGGAAGCTGGATGGTCCTGGAGAATACTGCCACCGCTGGGCTAATGGTCGCCAAATCTGGCATGAAGGCTTTCAGTGCCCTGAGAAATATGATGCCCCTGAAGCCACATTTTGCTGTGGCTCCTGCAACCTTAGGTACTGCTGCTCTAGCAGTGAAACCAGGCTGGACCAGGGCTTGTGCTACGAAGAGAACCTCGTGCATCTGGTAGCCACAGAGGACCGAACCAGCGCAAAAAATGCAACAG gaagtgacatcagagggaaagtcagTACTAACAGCAGGCTGGAGAAcctgctcgcgctggcaaagattttaagag TGCCCACGTATTTGCCCTTCCTGCTAGTTGCCAGTGCATTTGTGGCCTTTGTTGTGGCTGGCTCGCTCCTGGGCCTTTGCTGTTGTAGGTGCCAAAATCCTGTGGGTGAAATGCCACAGAGTGGCCCTCTGCCCATCCAGAGCCAGCACCCAGAGCCACGGCCTGTTACTGACACTGAGGCACCTTTCTGCATCTGGAGCTCCAGTTCAAACTCAGCTGCACCAGGCTTGGCAGGGGGCCATCTCCGGGCTTCTGAAGATCTCAACATCTACAAGGATGTGCCAGCACACTTCCCCACCATGGGATGCCCGCAGAGGACTCAGTACCACCCACCAACCACTGTACCTTTTATACAGTCTGCATTTGTGAAGTATGGGGCACCAGCAGAGCATGCCATCCTTATGAACATGTCTTCAGCACCACTGCGGGATGAGAGACCTGTATATAAACACCCGACTCATTCATATCCTGCAGGGGTGATTCACTGTGATGAAAGGATGTATTCCAGAGCCCGTCTTTAA